Proteins found in one Sorghum bicolor cultivar BTx623 chromosome 1, Sorghum_bicolor_NCBIv3, whole genome shotgun sequence genomic segment:
- the LOC8082642 gene encoding probable diphthine methyl ester synthase, with protein sequence MLYIVGLGLGDERDITVRGLDAVRSCSKIYMEAYTSLLSLGLDPAALANLEKLYGKEITVADREMVEERVDQVLSEAADTDVAFLVVGDPFGATTHTDLVVRAKKMGVEVKVIHNASVMNAIGVCGLQLYRYGETISIPFFTDEWRPDSFYEKIQNNRKLGLHTLCLLDIRVKEPTWESLARGKKVYEPPRFMTVNTAISQLFEVEEARGGSAYGRDTLCIGVARLGSDDQKIVAGPMEKLLDVDFGPPLHCLIIVGETHPLEEEMLEFYMIK encoded by the exons atGCTGTACATCGTGGGCCTCGGCCTCGGCGACGAGCGCGACATCACGGTGCGGGGGCTCGACGCCGTCCGCAGCTGCTCCAAGATATACATGGAGGCATACACTTCCCTCCTCTCCCTCGGCCTCGACCCGGCCGCGCTTGCCAACCTG GAGAAGCTGTACGGGAAGGAGATAACGGTCGCCGATCGagagatggtggaggagcgcgTCGACCAGGTGCTAAGCGAGGCTGCCGACACTGACGTCGCCTTCCTTGTTGTTGGCGACCCGTTCGG GGCAACTACACATACTGATCTGGTTGTTCGTGCCAAGAAAATGGGGGTAGAGGTGAAGGTGATCCACAACGCATCTGTCATGAATGCAATTGGAGTTTGTGGGCTGCAACTTTACCGCTATGGAGAGACTATCTCAATACCATTTTTCACAGACGAATGGAGACCAGATAGTTTCTATGAGAAGATTCAGAACAATCGCAAGCTTGGGCTGCACACACTTTGCCTGCTTG ATATCCGTGTTAAGGAGCCAACATGGGAATCTTTAGCCAG AGGAAAGAAAGTCTATGAACCACCAAGATTCATGACTGTAAACACTGCAATAAGTCAGCTTTTTGAGGTGGAGGAAGCGCGTGGGGGATCTG CATATGGCAGGGATACATTGTGCATAGGAGTGGCGCGACTTGGAAGTGATGATCAGAAGATCGTTGCTGGGCCTATGGAGAAGCTACTAGATGTTGATTTTGGCCCACCCCTTCACTGCCTGATCATAGTGGGAGAGACTCATCCTTTGGAAGAAGAGATGCTAGAGTTTTACATGATCAAGTAG